A genomic segment from Brucella pseudogrignonensis encodes:
- the flgA gene encoding flagellar basal body P-ring formation chaperone FlgA — translation MIYAKAYSRKLRLAFAAGLFLSACWGANAAEHMAFFVPSATVYPGQVVSDVSLVEKKFYISRPAATQYVLSPDQVTGKVARKTLLSGKPILMAALSEPSLVTRGVPASMVFTSGPLTITATGMPLESGAVGDFIKIRNMDSGIIVSGTVLADGRIQVGMQ, via the coding sequence ATGATATACGCGAAGGCATATTCCCGGAAATTAAGGCTCGCATTTGCTGCAGGCCTGTTTCTGTCCGCATGCTGGGGTGCCAACGCCGCCGAGCATATGGCTTTCTTCGTGCCTTCGGCGACAGTGTATCCCGGACAGGTTGTAAGTGACGTTTCATTGGTCGAAAAGAAATTTTACATCAGTCGGCCGGCGGCAACGCAATATGTCCTTTCACCAGATCAGGTCACAGGCAAAGTGGCACGTAAAACCTTGTTGTCCGGCAAACCTATTCTTATGGCGGCACTTTCTGAGCCTTCGCTGGTTACGCGCGGCGTACCCGCTTCGATGGTTTTTACATCTGGCCCTTTGACAATTACTGCCACAGGTATGCCGCTTGAATCTGGCGCGGTGGGAGACTTCATAAAAATTCGTAATATGGATAGCGGCATTATCGTATCAGGAACAGTGTTGGCTGACGGTCGTATTCAGGTGGGTATGCAGTGA